One Gimesia aquarii DNA segment encodes these proteins:
- a CDS encoding polysaccharide deacetylase family protein, whose translation MKRQWYLYLSFLICLTYSTSVQAENKKPDEKRYVIIHADDAGMSHSVNRGTIEGMEKGIVSSASIMVPCPWFKEFAQYAKSHPDLDYGIHLTLNSEWKNYRWGPVASRDQVPSLLDKENYLWDNVGQVMAHVNVKDAEKELRAQIERAKKFGVPLTHLDTHMGAVVSRPDLLEMYVNLGIEYDLPVLFVANLDPKKYGLIAKKGLELKAVLEKNGLPVLDELVQFYGERDYEKRKNAYLETLRNLKPGVTQIIIHCGFDNQELQNITSSSSRRDGDRRVFTDPNVMNEVKELGIEVITWKQFHEMARKQVTSAQ comes from the coding sequence ATGAAAAGACAATGGTACCTCTACTTATCGTTTTTGATTTGTCTGACATATTCCACTTCTGTTCAGGCTGAAAACAAAAAGCCGGATGAAAAGCGTTATGTGATTATTCATGCAGATGATGCAGGAATGTCTCATTCTGTGAATCGTGGAACGATTGAAGGAATGGAAAAGGGAATTGTCTCTTCAGCAAGTATTATGGTTCCCTGTCCCTGGTTTAAAGAGTTTGCTCAGTATGCGAAATCTCATCCCGATCTCGATTACGGAATTCATCTTACATTGAACTCCGAGTGGAAGAACTATCGTTGGGGTCCCGTTGCTTCGCGCGATCAGGTTCCCAGCCTGCTTGATAAAGAGAATTATCTCTGGGACAATGTGGGTCAGGTGATGGCGCATGTGAATGTGAAAGATGCTGAAAAAGAGTTGCGTGCTCAAATTGAACGTGCCAAAAAATTCGGCGTGCCACTCACACACCTTGATACTCATATGGGGGCTGTTGTGAGCCGTCCCGACTTACTGGAAATGTACGTGAACCTGGGGATTGAGTATGACTTGCCAGTTTTGTTTGTAGCAAATCTCGACCCCAAGAAATACGGTTTGATTGCAAAGAAAGGGCTGGAGCTCAAAGCGGTTCTTGAAAAGAACGGATTGCCCGTACTCGATGAATTAGTTCAGTTCTATGGCGAGCGCGATTATGAGAAGCGAAAAAATGCCTATTTGGAAACGCTACGCAATCTTAAGCCAGGGGTGACACAGATCATTATTCACTGTGGCTTTGACAATCAGGAATTGCAAAATATCACAAGTAGTTCCTCAAGGCGTGACGGAGACCGTCGTGTTTTTACCGATCCTAACGTCATGAACGAGGTCAAAGAACTGGGGATTGAAGTCATAACCTGGAAGCAATTTCATGAAATGGCTCGAAAACAAGTTACAAGCGCTCAATAA
- a CDS encoding sialate O-acetylesterase produces the protein MNCPPAKQLLAALLMLASLNILNNRQAQAELKLPAIIGDHMVLQQGQKNPLWGWAEPGEKITVSVNGQTHTTTADAKGKWKVTLDPLKVGGPYEITIKGKESITLKDVLAGEVWICSGQSNMAWTVSNSNDADLEIMTANYPKIRLISVPQVGTQEPQDDFNGKWEACTPQTVANFSAVGYFFGRQLYQTLNVPIGLIDNAWGGSAAEAWVNRKRLEEEPAFKGLMERWQQTEKNYDHEKSMAAYKKRLDQWKAAVKKAKSAGKPLPRRPRAPRNPLTGNHRPSNIYNGVLHPTIGYGIKGVIWYQGESNAGRAYQYRELFPFMIQNWRDEWNQGDFPFYWVQLADFRGEKPEPADSDWAELREAQTMTMSKLPNTGEAVIIDLGEAVDIHPKNKLDVGKRLARWALANDYGVKIVYRSPQYKSMEVEGNKAILTFDHVGGGLDLFDINTPVGFTIAGADKKFLNASAKIIGKNKIEVWSDAVAKPASVRYGWADNPILNVQNKEGLPLTPFRTDDWTGITAGKH, from the coding sequence ATGAATTGTCCCCCCGCAAAACAACTTTTAGCAGCTTTGCTTATGCTGGCCAGTCTGAACATTTTAAATAACCGTCAGGCTCAAGCAGAGCTGAAACTTCCCGCCATTATCGGCGATCATATGGTTCTTCAACAAGGTCAGAAAAATCCACTTTGGGGCTGGGCCGAGCCTGGTGAGAAGATCACCGTTTCTGTAAATGGCCAAACTCATACAACAACTGCTGACGCTAAAGGTAAATGGAAAGTAACGCTTGATCCTTTGAAAGTGGGTGGTCCTTATGAAATTACGATCAAAGGTAAAGAATCCATCACGTTGAAAGATGTTCTCGCTGGTGAAGTCTGGATCTGCTCAGGCCAATCGAATATGGCCTGGACCGTATCTAACTCCAACGATGCTGACCTTGAAATTATGACAGCCAACTATCCTAAAATCCGATTGATATCGGTACCTCAGGTCGGCACACAAGAACCACAGGACGACTTTAATGGTAAATGGGAAGCTTGTACGCCTCAAACCGTCGCCAATTTTTCCGCAGTCGGTTACTTCTTCGGACGGCAACTCTATCAGACATTAAACGTTCCTATCGGCCTGATAGATAATGCCTGGGGTGGTTCCGCAGCAGAAGCCTGGGTCAATCGTAAGCGATTGGAAGAAGAACCTGCATTCAAAGGATTAATGGAACGCTGGCAACAAACCGAAAAAAATTATGATCATGAAAAATCGATGGCGGCTTACAAAAAACGCCTGGATCAATGGAAGGCAGCGGTTAAAAAAGCCAAGTCTGCCGGCAAGCCACTGCCCAGGCGTCCGCGTGCTCCACGTAACCCATTGACCGGCAATCATCGCCCTTCAAATATTTATAATGGAGTGCTCCATCCTACAATTGGATATGGTATCAAAGGTGTCATCTGGTATCAGGGAGAATCCAATGCTGGTCGCGCCTATCAATATCGTGAACTGTTCCCATTTATGATTCAGAACTGGCGTGATGAATGGAACCAGGGAGATTTCCCGTTCTACTGGGTCCAACTTGCCGACTTCCGTGGTGAAAAACCAGAACCAGCCGACAGCGATTGGGCTGAACTGCGCGAGGCACAAACGATGACAATGAGTAAACTCCCCAATACAGGAGAAGCTGTGATTATCGACCTGGGCGAAGCGGTCGACATTCACCCCAAAAATAAGCTGGATGTTGGAAAACGACTGGCTCGCTGGGCGCTCGCTAATGATTATGGCGTCAAAATTGTCTACCGCAGCCCGCAATACAAATCGATGGAGGTTGAAGGTAACAAAGCCATCCTGACCTTCGATCATGTTGGTGGCGGTCTGGATCTCTTTGACATCAACACTCCCGTAGGATTTACAATCGCCGGAGCAGACAAGAAATTTTTGAATGCCAGTGCCAAGATTATTGGCAAGAATAAAATTGAAGTCTGGAGTGATGCGGTCGCGAAACCTGCTTCAGTCCGTTATGGCTGGGCTGACAACCCAATCCTTAATGTTCAGAATAAGGAAGGGCTACCACTAACACCTTTCCGCACCGATGATTGGACAGGGATTACTGCCGGAAAACACTAA
- the corA gene encoding magnesium/cobalt transporter CorA, whose translation MPTSLSNASEKLGMPPGSLIHVGDIQEEDSRISVIDFNRTELQEPVVETVEELLKFREKDSITWVCLEGLKNVEITELIGHYFKIHPLVLEDILNTHQRPKFEEHDDYLYIVLKGLSLDRDAASVNGSFAVYHEQISILVLNDFVFTFKEKKDDLFLPLVQRIRNGNARVRNLGTDYLTYAILDMIVDQNFLLLDSLDENIDAVEEELLSNPNSNTLVAIQRIKRELIDIRRSITPLRELLSSVQRSDTKLIGEKSQIYFRDVYDHVLRITETTDSYREMLSGLLDIYVSSVSNKMNEIMKILTVFASIFIPLTFIAGIYGMNFEYMPELKWKWSYPVIWVVFVTVPICLILFFKKKKWL comes from the coding sequence ATGCCTACTTCTTTAAGCAACGCTTCAGAAAAATTGGGAATGCCGCCTGGTTCGCTTATCCATGTGGGTGATATTCAGGAAGAAGACTCGCGAATTTCAGTGATCGATTTTAATCGGACAGAGCTACAGGAGCCAGTTGTAGAAACTGTTGAAGAATTATTAAAATTCAGAGAAAAAGACTCGATTACCTGGGTTTGTCTTGAAGGGTTGAAAAATGTCGAAATTACGGAATTGATTGGACACTATTTTAAAATTCATCCGTTGGTGCTCGAAGATATTCTGAATACACATCAAAGACCGAAATTCGAAGAACATGACGATTACCTCTACATCGTACTCAAAGGATTGTCATTAGATCGGGATGCTGCATCTGTTAATGGAAGTTTCGCTGTATATCATGAGCAGATTAGTATCTTGGTACTTAATGATTTCGTTTTCACATTTAAAGAAAAAAAAGACGATCTGTTTTTACCTCTCGTTCAACGGATTAGAAATGGTAATGCCAGAGTTCGTAATTTGGGTACAGATTACTTGACCTATGCCATTTTAGATATGATTGTCGATCAGAATTTTTTGCTTTTGGATTCGCTCGATGAAAACATTGATGCAGTAGAGGAAGAATTATTATCGAACCCGAATTCGAATACTTTAGTGGCAATTCAACGTATCAAGCGGGAGCTAATTGATATTCGTCGTTCGATTACACCTCTACGGGAATTATTATCCTCGGTTCAGAGAAGTGATACGAAACTCATTGGAGAAAAGTCTCAGATCTATTTCAGGGATGTTTATGATCACGTGCTTCGAATCACTGAGACAACGGATTCGTATCGCGAAATGTTGTCTGGTTTACTGGATATTTATGTTTCCAGTGTCAGCAATAAAATGAATGAGATTATGAAAATTTTGACCGTGTTTGCTTCCATTTTCATTCCACTCACTTTTATTGCAGGAATCTATGGGATGAATTTCGAGTATATGCCGGAACTGAAATGGAAATGGAGCTACCCGGTGATTTGGGTTGTCTTCGTTACTGTTCCCATCTGCTTAATCCTCTTTTTCAAAAAGAAGAAATGGCTCTGA
- a CDS encoding BLUF domain-containing protein yields MQLYQLIYVSKSAYPMSKTDLAEILNTSCHSNSERLITGLLVYDSGHFIQVLEGEYNEVESLFAHIQQDKRHNRVKRILSCYIKERFFPEWNMGFYNLEEMVEFDFFKLRKRIESLYEICSPEKKKSLGMYALKMFFELKEKTAVAV; encoded by the coding sequence ATGCAGCTCTATCAACTTATTTACGTTAGTAAAAGTGCTTATCCAATGTCCAAAACTGACTTGGCAGAAATCTTAAATACGTCTTGTCATAGCAATTCAGAACGACTTATCACAGGATTATTAGTATATGACAGTGGTCATTTTATCCAAGTGCTGGAAGGCGAATACAATGAGGTAGAATCTTTGTTTGCCCATATTCAACAAGACAAACGACATAATCGAGTCAAGCGAATTCTGTCCTGTTATATCAAAGAGCGATTCTTTCCAGAATGGAATATGGGATTTTACAATCTTGAAGAAATGGTAGAATTTGACTTTTTTAAACTGAGAAAGCGTATCGAGTCACTTTATGAAATCTGTTCACCAGAAAAAAAGAAATCACTGGGAATGTATGCATTAAAAATGTTCTTCGAGCTTAAAGAAAAAACAGCCGTAGCAGTCTGA
- a CDS encoding DUF1501 domain-containing protein has protein sequence MNCEGVSRRSFVQAGLLGAGGLGIADLLKLKAEGAINQRQQDTNVILFWLSGGPGHMETWDPKPEAPSDYRGPFESIATSLAGVSFGELMPEQAKLADHLAVLRTVNHGSGDHTKGNHWMLTGFEGPAFNAPDNRVQRRPSMGSAAAFLRGANQKGIPPYVGVPHLRGGTDNLFHYSSYIGGGSNPFIVNSDPNTSQFGVKNLTLARGLTLDRLRNRQKLLGSLDVLPRSHEKSIRDLDEHQQKAFTLLSSKGVRSAFDISAEPDALRDSYGRHTFGQSALLARRLIEHGVTFVTVNCVPWDHHGSAGRYKTEEGAHKLIPPLDAAIAGLVRDLMDRGLYEKTLVVAMGEFGRTPRMNRYAGRDHWGRTFSVLMGCGGMKMGQVVGRSSARGEHVVERPVTPQDVAATVYRHLGIDSQRVVIHDRLDRPMPLLDTGEPVAELFG, from the coding sequence ATGAATTGCGAAGGAGTCTCGCGTCGTAGCTTTGTGCAGGCAGGATTGCTCGGAGCAGGGGGGCTGGGGATAGCCGATCTGCTCAAACTTAAAGCAGAAGGGGCAATTAACCAGAGGCAGCAAGACACAAACGTGATTCTGTTCTGGTTAAGTGGAGGCCCCGGTCATATGGAGACCTGGGACCCCAAACCGGAGGCCCCTTCAGATTACCGCGGTCCGTTTGAATCAATAGCAACAAGTCTGGCTGGCGTTTCATTCGGCGAGTTGATGCCTGAGCAGGCAAAACTAGCTGATCATCTCGCCGTATTGCGAACAGTGAATCACGGATCGGGCGATCATACCAAAGGGAACCATTGGATGTTAACCGGCTTTGAGGGGCCTGCATTCAATGCACCAGACAATCGTGTGCAAAGACGGCCTTCGATGGGTTCTGCCGCTGCGTTTTTGCGCGGTGCCAATCAAAAGGGGATACCACCTTATGTGGGTGTGCCGCATTTACGTGGGGGAACTGATAATCTCTTTCACTATTCTTCTTACATTGGAGGTGGGAGTAATCCGTTTATTGTCAATTCCGATCCCAACACTTCACAGTTTGGTGTCAAAAATCTGACATTAGCAAGAGGTTTGACTTTAGACAGATTGAGGAATCGTCAAAAACTGCTGGGCTCACTTGACGTTTTGCCTCGTTCTCACGAAAAGTCAATTCGTGATCTCGATGAACATCAACAGAAAGCCTTCACACTGCTCTCTTCAAAAGGTGTGCGATCAGCATTTGATATTTCTGCAGAACCAGATGCACTCCGTGACAGTTACGGCAGACATACTTTTGGGCAAAGTGCATTGCTGGCGCGTAGACTGATCGAACATGGAGTCACATTCGTCACGGTGAACTGTGTTCCCTGGGATCACCACGGATCCGCTGGCCGTTATAAAACAGAAGAGGGAGCGCACAAATTAATTCCTCCGCTTGATGCCGCCATTGCAGGGCTCGTGCGAGACTTGATGGATCGTGGCTTATACGAGAAAACCCTGGTCGTCGCGATGGGAGAGTTTGGTCGCACGCCTCGCATGAATCGCTACGCCGGTCGTGATCATTGGGGGAGAACCTTCAGTGTGCTGATGGGGTGCGGTGGTATGAAAATGGGGCAGGTTGTAGGACGCTCCAGTGCTCGCGGCGAACATGTGGTCGAACGTCCTGTCACTCCCCAAGACGTCGCGGCAACCGTTTATCGACATTTGGGAATCGATTCACAACGGGTTGTCATTCATGATCGCCTGGACCGACCGATGCCTTTGCTTGATACTGGTGAACCGGTTGCTGAGTTGTTCGGCTGA
- a CDS encoding DUF2071 domain-containing protein: MQIPVIEGIIDRRILANYRIDPDVMSRVLPALFRPKLIHGSAIGGVCLIRLKNVRPRFLPFSCGIRSENAAHRFAVEWDSDGQTHEGVFVNRRDTDSCLNALAGGRIFPGTHHHAAFSVAESEDHFSVEMQSKDGEAHMKVVGSITDHLPETSVFPSLAAASDFFEQGSLGYSASDAEGHYDGLELRCQDWAAEPLRVESIASSFFDDSDRFPEGSVEFDCALLMRGVQHEWHSRQDLCCPVTVET; encoded by the coding sequence ATGCAAATTCCAGTGATTGAAGGCATTATTGATCGCCGCATCCTGGCGAATTATCGTATCGATCCTGATGTGATGTCTCGTGTCTTGCCAGCCCTTTTTCGTCCGAAACTGATTCATGGATCTGCGATTGGCGGTGTCTGCTTGATTCGTCTCAAAAATGTGCGCCCTCGGTTCTTGCCTTTTTCATGTGGCATTCGTTCTGAAAATGCGGCCCATCGTTTTGCGGTGGAATGGGATTCCGATGGTCAGACGCATGAGGGAGTCTTCGTGAATCGTCGCGATACCGATTCCTGTCTGAATGCATTGGCGGGGGGACGAATCTTTCCAGGTACGCATCATCATGCAGCCTTTTCGGTGGCGGAATCAGAAGATCATTTCTCAGTAGAAATGCAAAGCAAAGATGGTGAAGCGCATATGAAAGTGGTCGGTTCGATCACAGACCATCTACCTGAGACTTCTGTGTTTCCTTCCTTAGCGGCTGCTTCCGATTTTTTTGAGCAAGGCTCGCTCGGATATTCGGCCAGTGATGCCGAAGGCCACTATGATGGGTTGGAATTACGATGTCAGGATTGGGCCGCAGAGCCACTCCGCGTAGAAAGTATAGCATCCAGTTTTTTTGATGACTCTGATCGCTTTCCAGAAGGTTCGGTAGAGTTTGATTGCGCTTTACTCATGCGCGGCGTTCAGCATGAATGGCATAGTCGACAGGATTTATGCTGTCCTGTGACAGTTGAAACATAG
- a CDS encoding carboxypeptidase-like regulatory domain-containing protein: protein MRNDVLNRMKQVTSYIAISSILLLQGCGGAEDTRPARNVVSGVVTYNGTPVEEAIVVFRPAEQAGGQTANGRTNAEGAFTMGTFEGTDGVVAGDYKVMISKMETTGSSDALPEDDPNYDPNPKPEPPPKNLLPEKYASVDTSGLTVSVKDGEDKKDLKFELTD, encoded by the coding sequence ATGCGTAATGATGTGTTAAATCGAATGAAACAAGTAACCAGTTATATTGCTATTAGCTCGATTCTGCTCTTGCAGGGGTGTGGTGGTGCAGAAGATACACGCCCAGCACGAAATGTAGTTTCAGGTGTTGTAACTTATAATGGTACACCCGTTGAAGAAGCAATTGTTGTTTTCCGACCTGCTGAACAAGCAGGGGGACAGACTGCCAATGGTCGAACTAATGCAGAAGGTGCTTTTACAATGGGGACCTTTGAAGGAACTGATGGTGTCGTCGCAGGAGATTACAAAGTGATGATCTCCAAGATGGAAACAACGGGTTCAAGCGATGCTCTGCCTGAAGATGATCCCAATTATGATCCTAATCCCAAGCCAGAGCCACCTCCCAAAAATCTTCTTCCCGAGAAATATGCCAGTGTAGATACCTCAGGATTAACAGTGTCAGTTAAGGATGGGGAAGATAAGAAAGATCTGAAGTTCGAGCTAACTGATTAG
- a CDS encoding DUF1559 domain-containing protein translates to MKSLSKDRRKGFTLIELLVVIAIIAILIALLLPAVQQAREAARRSTCKNSLKQLGLALHNYHDVFGMFVLRKGGTSTNSNRLSGFVGLLPYMDQAPLFNQISAGDSAQPPFGPNAWSGWSVWNVSLPMLMCPSDGRNKQTIRAQSYVFCMGDSATGVRDGTVSRGMFPNRVGTRIRDITDGTSNTIAMSEHVRANYGPNASNAGRPRVEGIAMSQDPQTNPGACMTLVSGANWVAGTNVKGRHGTSLWDGQAERCGFTTILPPNGPSCAEGPDGNADSHHAALAPSSRHVGGVHALMADGAVRFISENIDTGDLSQPSPSPSTNTASPYGTWGALGTKDSGEIVGEF, encoded by the coding sequence GTGAAAAGTTTATCGAAAGACAGGCGAAAAGGATTCACGTTGATTGAATTGCTAGTCGTCATTGCCATTATTGCGATTTTAATTGCCCTCTTATTACCCGCAGTGCAACAGGCACGCGAAGCAGCCCGTAGATCTACCTGTAAGAATAGTTTAAAACAACTTGGGTTGGCTCTGCACAATTACCACGATGTTTTTGGGATGTTTGTCCTCCGAAAAGGAGGTACTAGTACAAACAGCAATCGTCTCAGTGGATTTGTGGGACTCCTGCCTTATATGGATCAAGCCCCTTTATTTAATCAAATTTCTGCAGGGGATTCGGCTCAGCCTCCATTTGGCCCTAATGCCTGGAGTGGTTGGAGTGTCTGGAACGTTTCTCTACCCATGCTGATGTGTCCCTCTGATGGACGTAATAAACAGACGATACGGGCGCAGAGCTACGTGTTTTGTATGGGTGACTCTGCAACAGGGGTCAGAGACGGTACCGTTTCGCGTGGAATGTTTCCGAATCGAGTGGGCACAAGAATTCGAGACATTACCGATGGAACCAGTAATACCATCGCCATGAGCGAACATGTGCGCGCAAACTATGGTCCAAATGCAAGTAATGCAGGTCGCCCCAGAGTTGAGGGGATTGCCATGTCACAAGATCCGCAAACGAATCCAGGAGCTTGCATGACTTTAGTTTCAGGCGCCAACTGGGTTGCCGGAACCAATGTAAAAGGAAGACATGGCACATCACTTTGGGATGGGCAAGCGGAACGCTGTGGATTTACAACAATTCTACCTCCGAATGGTCCTTCTTGTGCAGAAGGACCAGATGGTAACGCTGACTCCCACCATGCAGCACTCGCCCCTTCCAGTCGCCACGTTGGAGGGGTTCACGCTCTCATGGCAGATGGCGCTGTTCGCTTCATCTCTGAAAACATTGATACCGGAGATTTAAGTCAGCCCAGTCCAAGTCCGAGCACAAACACTGCCAGTCCTTATGGCACATGGGGCGCGCTGGGAACAAAAGACTCAGGAGAAATCGTTGGTGAGTTCTAA
- a CDS encoding succinylglutamate desuccinylase/aspartoacylase family protein: MTKSRERKPIDQWNGESIPAGESRDVKLAVSESYSSMTVRIPIHIRRAKEEGPVVFVTAALHGDEINGTGAIRELIQDSEFHLLRGSVIFVPVLNLLAFDRHSRYLPDRRDLNRSFPGSASGSLAGRMARIIFDEIVSRCDFGIDLHTASVRRTNYPNVRGDMTNPEVQRIAKAFGSEIIMNGKGPAGAFRREACSSGCPTIIMEGGEVWKVEPGIVESATRGVRNVLRELGMLDGEPQSPDYQVVVNKSTWVRAERGGFLKFHVKPGDIVEKDQPLATNTTLLGRERSMLYSPFNAVVIGMTTLPAISPGEPICNLGMLPKGTKPSQIRRFRREEAGLEGQVVEELSTNLVVVEPSEEVHQQKPKHQKSKSN, encoded by the coding sequence ATGACGAAGTCTCGCGAACGGAAGCCCATTGATCAATGGAATGGAGAATCAATTCCAGCTGGGGAATCGCGCGATGTGAAACTCGCTGTGAGCGAGAGCTACAGCAGTATGACGGTTCGGATCCCCATTCATATTCGCCGTGCAAAAGAAGAGGGACCTGTCGTTTTTGTCACCGCGGCTTTACATGGTGATGAAATCAACGGCACGGGAGCAATTCGTGAATTGATTCAAGACTCAGAGTTTCATCTGCTCCGCGGGTCCGTGATTTTTGTGCCAGTTTTGAATCTTTTGGCCTTTGATCGACACTCTCGCTATTTACCTGATCGTCGCGATTTGAATCGTTCCTTTCCAGGTTCCGCAAGCGGCAGTCTGGCAGGTCGCATGGCACGGATCATCTTTGATGAAATCGTTTCACGTTGTGATTTTGGCATTGATTTACACACCGCTTCTGTACGCCGTACCAATTATCCGAATGTGCGAGGGGATATGACAAATCCTGAAGTGCAACGGATTGCGAAAGCCTTTGGTTCCGAAATCATCATGAACGGGAAGGGGCCTGCCGGCGCGTTTCGTCGTGAAGCCTGTAGTAGCGGCTGTCCCACGATTATTATGGAGGGGGGTGAAGTCTGGAAGGTCGAGCCAGGGATTGTCGAATCTGCGACAAGAGGGGTCAGAAATGTGCTTCGCGAACTTGGAATGCTTGACGGTGAACCACAAAGTCCCGATTATCAAGTCGTCGTTAACAAATCGACCTGGGTCCGTGCTGAACGTGGTGGTTTCCTGAAATTTCATGTGAAACCTGGCGACATCGTCGAAAAAGATCAGCCGCTCGCGACGAATACGACACTGCTTGGTCGGGAACGCAGTATGCTTTATTCTCCCTTTAACGCAGTTGTGATTGGCATGACCACTTTGCCTGCCATTAGTCCTGGTGAGCCAATTTGTAATCTAGGAATGCTTCCCAAAGGAACCAAACCATCGCAAATTCGACGTTTCCGTCGGGAGGAAGCTGGACTTGAGGGACAAGTGGTTGAAGAGCTGTCTACCAATTTGGTTGTTGTCGAACCGAGTGAAGAAGTGCATCAACAAAAGCCAAAACATCAAAAGTCTAAGTCAAATTGA
- a CDS encoding RimK family alpha-L-glutamate ligase has product MKLAILSCSPRCYSTRRLHEAAEQRGFKGKVLNTLKFAIDLKQAEPDLYYNQKPLSDYDAVLPRIGASITYFGTAVVRQFEQMDIFCANSSAGISNSRDKLRSMQIFSRHQIGIPQTTFVRDKKDVLPAIERVGGAPVVIKLLEGTQGIGVLLAESVKSAEAIIEMLQSQKQNVLIQKFVAESKGRDIRAFVVGDRVVAAMRRVAQGQEFRSNVHRGGLTEQVELDDAYCKTAVRAAQIMGLRVAGVDMLEGKDGPQIMEVNSSPGLEGIERCTQLDIAGVIVDYISAQVDFPEIDLRQRLTVSTGYGVTEIHIPEGSHYVGKEINQSGLRDKDINVLTLYRGTTVIPNPRSNRELESGDRLLCFGKLELMRDLIPAKTRRKRRPKVQDLPELPVADEVLSESLKSATDT; this is encoded by the coding sequence ATGAAACTTGCCATCCTTTCCTGCAGTCCGAGATGTTATAGTACACGGCGACTCCACGAAGCGGCGGAGCAACGAGGTTTTAAGGGTAAAGTTCTCAATACTCTCAAATTTGCAATTGATTTGAAGCAGGCCGAGCCAGATCTTTATTATAATCAAAAGCCGCTTTCTGATTATGATGCCGTACTCCCCCGCATCGGGGCATCGATTACCTATTTTGGTACGGCAGTCGTACGCCAATTTGAGCAAATGGATATCTTTTGTGCCAATTCGTCCGCCGGCATTTCCAATTCACGTGATAAACTTCGTAGCATGCAGATCTTTAGTCGCCATCAGATCGGGATTCCGCAAACAACATTTGTGCGCGATAAAAAGGATGTGTTACCAGCGATTGAGCGTGTTGGAGGCGCACCCGTTGTTATTAAGCTCTTGGAAGGGACACAGGGAATAGGCGTGTTACTTGCTGAGTCGGTAAAGTCTGCTGAAGCTATTATCGAGATGTTGCAAAGCCAAAAACAAAATGTATTAATTCAGAAATTTGTTGCGGAAAGTAAAGGCCGTGATATCCGGGCGTTTGTGGTCGGTGATCGTGTTGTTGCCGCCATGCGCCGCGTTGCTCAGGGACAGGAATTCCGTAGTAATGTCCATCGAGGAGGGCTCACAGAGCAGGTAGAGCTTGATGATGCCTATTGTAAAACTGCAGTACGAGCCGCGCAAATTATGGGTCTGCGTGTGGCGGGTGTTGATATGCTAGAAGGTAAAGATGGTCCTCAGATCATGGAGGTGAATTCATCACCTGGGTTGGAAGGAATTGAACGTTGTACGCAGCTCGATATTGCTGGGGTGATTGTGGATTATATCTCTGCTCAGGTTGACTTTCCGGAAATCGACTTACGCCAGCGATTAACAGTCAGTACTGGATATGGAGTGACTGAAATTCATATTCCAGAAGGGTCACATTATGTTGGCAAAGAAATCAATCAATCCGGATTACGTGATAAGGACATCAATGTGCTCACACTCTATCGAGGGACAACGGTCATCCCCAATCCCCGCTCTAATAGGGAACTAGAATCCGGTGATCGGTTACTTTGCTTCGGCAAACTTGAATTGATGCGTGATTTGATCCCAGCAAAGACGAGACGCAAACGACGACCGAAGGTTCAGGATCTGCCCGAACTACCTGTTGCCGATGAAGTTCTTTCGGAATCACTTAAATCAGCCACTGATACCTAG
- a CDS encoding ATP-dependent zinc protease, which produces MTKVKKPALPSIGWREWVKLPDLGVKSIKAKVDTGARSSSLHAYDLYQFERDGEKWIRFKLHPVQRSTHEIVQTEAKILEFRSVRSSSGKASLRPVIVTNIELLGLRWPVELTLANRDEMGFRMLLGREAFRQRFLVDAGKSYYGGKPPRKKKSKRR; this is translated from the coding sequence ATGACTAAGGTTAAGAAGCCTGCATTACCTTCAATTGGTTGGCGCGAATGGGTCAAGCTCCCTGATTTGGGGGTGAAATCAATTAAAGCAAAAGTTGACACTGGAGCTCGGTCTTCATCCTTGCACGCATATGATTTGTATCAATTCGAACGTGATGGGGAGAAGTGGATCCGATTTAAACTCCATCCCGTTCAAAGAAGTACGCATGAGATCGTGCAAACAGAAGCAAAAATTCTCGAATTTCGATCTGTTCGCAGTTCCAGTGGCAAAGCGAGTTTAAGGCCTGTAATTGTCACCAATATTGAATTGCTTGGTCTGAGATGGCCGGTTGAGCTAACGCTGGCGAATCGTGATGAAATGGGATTTCGAATGTTATTGGGCCGCGAGGCGTTTCGGCAGCGATTTCTTGTTGATGCAGGGAAATCTTACTATGGTGGGAAACCCCCACGAAAGAAAAAATCAAAGCGAAGGTAG